In the genome of Brassica napus cultivar Da-Ae unplaced genomic scaffold, Da-Ae ScsIHWf_2810;HRSCAF=3587, whole genome shotgun sequence, one region contains:
- the LOC125602347 gene encoding glutathione S-transferase T3-like gives MEPISLNSHGFVNLLASQSSQPIDIGCSEVPKSAERRKWTTKEDVVLISAWLNTSKDPIVSNEQKAGSFWKRIEEFLNASPLLVGSVPREWSQCKQRWGRVNEQVCKFVGCHEAALKKQASGQTENDVMKAAHDIFFNDYNSKFVLEHCWRELRFDQKWRSHTSTRDGAKEKRKEPAEEVGREEDVRPPGVKASKAAKRKKHLNEPAFDQIESILEVTGSRRRMRVDVVVGLGIFMYHIKSRDLRLIWVYVPRGCVFKSRVYVPTTCLFN, from the exons ATGGAACCAATTTCCCTTAACTCTCACGGGTTCGTTAACCTCCTTGCCTCCCAGAGCAGTCAACCAATAGATATTGGTTGTTCTGAGGTTCCAAAATCTGCGGAAAGGCGGAAATGGACAACCAAAGAAGATGTGGTGCTGATcagtgcttggttgaacacCAGCAAGGATCCAATCGTGAGTAATGAGCAGAAGGCTGGCTCATTTTGGAAGCGCATAGAGGAGTTTTTGAATGCAAGCCCTCTGCTCGTTGGCTCCGTTCCTAGGGAGTGGAGTcagtgtaagcagaggtggggtAGGGTTAACGAACAGGTTTGCAAGTTCGTGGGATGTCACGAAGCTGCTTTGAAGAAGCAAGCCAGTGGACAAACTGAGAATGATGTCATGAAGGCGGCTCATGACATCTTCTTTAATGATTACAATTCCAAGTTCGTTCTTGAACATTGTTGGAGGGAGCTTCGGTTTGATCAAAAATGGAGATCCCACACTTCGACACGAGATGGTGCAAAGGAGAAGAGGAAGGAACCTGCAGAGGAGGTGGGTCGCGAGGAAGATGTTAGGCCTCCCGGTGTGAAGGCTTCCAAAGCAGCAAAACGCAAGAAACACTTGAATGAACCAGCGTTTGATCAGATAGAGAGCATtttagag GTCACGGGTTCAAGGAGGAGGATGCGTGTGGACGTGGTTGTAGGTCTCGGTATCTTTATGTATCATATCAAGTCACGG GACCTTCGGTTAATATGGGTGTATGTACCCAGAGGATGTGTTTTCAAGTCACGGGTGTATGTCCCCACGACTTGCCTTTTCAACTGA
- the LOC125602348 gene encoding putative nuclease HARBI1 has product MSSSSSDEADKAFDEMVDEVVDNFIDTVVDGQTNYRKKRAYIERDRERGHNQLWKDYFMENPTYPPEMFRRRFRMNKPLFLRIVERLSSEVPYFQQTRDAAGRYGLSPLQKCTAAIRMLAYGQSGDTYDEYLRLGDSTSRLCLANFTDAIIQLFGDEYLRKPTPEDLQRLLDVGEVRGFPGMIGSIDCMHWEWKNCPTAWKGQFTRGSGKPTIVLEAVASQDLWIWHAFFGLPGTLNDINVLDRSHVFDDILHGRAPKVKFKVNNHTYRMAYYLTDGIYPNWATFIQSIPLPQGRKAEKFAEKQESARKDVERAFGVLQSRFAIVKNPAKQWDKAKIGKIMKTCVILHNMIVENERHGYAQINTSEFESGESSRSSRD; this is encoded by the exons atgtcttcctcatcaagcGATGAAGCAGATAAAGCTTTTGATGAAATGGTCGACGAAGTTGTTGATAATTTCATAGACACAGTAGTTGATGGTCAAACCAACTACCGGAAGAaacgagcttatatcgaaagagatCGAGAGCGAGGACACAATCAACTATGGAAAGACTATTTCATGGAAAATCCTACATACCCACCTGAAATGTTTAGGAggcgttttcgaatgaacaaaccactgttccttcgcattgtcgaGCGTCTAAGTAGTGAAGTTCCATACTTTCAGCAAACAAGAGATGCTGCGGGAAGGTACGGGCTTTCTCCCcttcaaaagtgtacggcagctATACGTATGCTCGCATATGGTCAGTCGGGAGATAcatatgacgaatatctccgacttggtgacaGTACATCACGTTTATGTTTGGCAAATTTCACTGATGCAATAAtacagttgtttggagatgagtatctacgcAAGCCTACACCCgaggatcttcaacgattaCTCGATGTTGGAGAGGTACGGGGGTTTCCGGGGATGATAggcagcatcgactgtatgcactgggagtggaaaaactgcccaacggcttggaaaggtcagttcacacgtggttcaggaaagccgacaattgtcttagaagctgttgcatcacaagatctttggatatggcacgcatttttcggcttaccaggtaccctcaacgatatcaatgttctagATCGGTCacatgtttttgatgacatcttacatggtcgagcacctaaagttaagttcaaggtcaacaaccacacttatcgtatggcctactatcttactgacggaatttatccaaattgggcaacatttatccaatccatcccacttcctcaaggtcgTAAAGCCGAGAAATTTGCTGAAAAACAAGAATCCgccagaaaagatgtcgaacgggcttttggagtattacAATCGAGGTTTGCAATTGTTAAAAACCCAGCTAAACAATGGGACAAGGCAAAGATAGGAAAGATAATGAAAacttgtgtcatattgcacaatatgatagtagagaacGAACGACACGGATACGCTCAAATTAATACGTCTGAGTTTGAGTCAGGAGAGTCCAGCAGAAGTTCAAGG GATTGA
- the LOC125602343 gene encoding protein JAZ13-like has product MENCSLDLCLSSVTSSLQSCRRDSKVSQSLATRTKEINAFYSGRVREYDLVEIQIRAVIEMASKERDITALELAPVRLESPLVFSVKRSVERFLEKRKKRSKYVATPYSYTCSSTSSSSSHHF; this is encoded by the exons ATGGAGAATTGCAGCTTAGATCTCTGCCTATCTTCAGTGACTTCTTCACTTCAATCTTGTCGCCGAGATTCCAA GGTTAGTCAATCTTTAGCCACGAGAACTAAGGAGATCAATGCATTCTATAGTGGGAGAGTACGAGAATACGATCTCGTAGAGATCCAG ATAAGGGCGGTAATAGAGATGGCGAGCAAGGAGCGTGACATAACGGCGTTAGAGTTAGCACCGGTTAGACTAGAATCGCCGTTAGTGTTTTCGGTGAAGAGATCAGTGGAGAGGTTTttggagaagagaaagaagagaagcaaATATGTTGCTACACCTTACAGTTACACTTGCAGCTCCACGTCTTCCTCCTCTTCCCATCATTTCTAA
- the LOC125602342 gene encoding protein PAT1 homolog 1-like, with protein sequence MERSDSRDLYNFVRSSSDSNSKLFDASQYEFFGQNLDEMSLGGIDDDDVVAPVLGHSATDDDDEYHLFNKAGEGAGLGSLSDMDDLATTFAKLNRNVTGPKPLGVIGDRGSGSFSRESSSATDWTHDTELTNWLDEQDQEANRWSSQPQSSAHSQPLYRTSSYPQQPPPLQHYNSEPIIVPESTFTSFPPPGSSSQQTSPGSLHRAPSLPTGSQMNFTAPSPLSNSRFHLSGPSHGPHYGGNLARYASCGPTLGNVVQPHWATDPGLLHGDHSGLLHSLAQQQQLPPRNDLMSQHMMALQQRQSYAQLAALQSQLYRSYPSPSRKVSFGGGEVREQHKHKSSHRSRKNKGISQQASDAASQKSESGLQFRSKYMTSEEIESILKMQHSNSHSNDPYVNDYYHQARLAKKSSGSRAITHFYPSQLKDHHHQPKSRNNSSEQHQQQVHVDALGKITLPYIRRPRALLEVDSSSPGLNDQKGSGKHLEQEPLVAARVTIEDALGVLIDIVDIDRTLQSTRPQDGGAQVKRKRQILLEGLATALQLADPFSKTGQKSGLTAKDDVVFLRIATLPKGRKMLTKYIQLLVPGTEITRAVCMAIFRHLRFLFGGLPSDTLAAETIANLAKTVTVCVQAMDLRALSACLAAVVCSSEQPPLRPIGSSSGDGASVVLIALLERAAEVVVVPRAVHGSSNDGLWRASFNEFFNLLTKYCRSKYETIRSQNQGSAADVLELAIKREMPAELLRASLRHTNDDQRNYLLNFGRKPSAVSESASHARGGQINSESVMG encoded by the exons ATGGAGAGATCCGATTCCAGGGACCTGTACAACTTTGTTCGCTCTTCCTCAG ATTCAAATAGTAAGCTCTTTGACGCATCTCAGTATGAGTTTTTTGGGCAAAATCTTGACGAAATGTCATTGGGAGGTATTGACGATGACGATGTGGTCGCTCCTGTTCTTGGACATTCTGctactgatgatgatgatgagtatCACTTGTTTAATAAAGCAGGAGAG GGTGCAGGTTTAGGGTCATTATCTGACATGGATGATCTTGCCACGACTTTTGCAAAG CTAAATAGAAATGTCACGGGACCCAAACCCCTTGGCGTTATTGGTGACAGAGGATCTGGTTCCTTTTCAAGAGAGA GTTCTTCTGCCACCGATTGGACTCACGATACAGAGCTCACAAACTGGTTGGACGAGCAAGATCAAGAGGCTAACAGATGGTCCTCGCAGCCACAGTCATCTGCTCATTCACAACCTTTATACAGGACATCCTCTTACCCTCAGCAGCCACCACCGTTGCAACACTACAATAGTGAACCGATCATTGTACCAGAATCAACTTTCACCTCCTTTCCCCCGCCAGGCAGCAGCTCTCAGCAGACTTCACCTGGAAGCCTCCACCgcgctccttctcttcccaccGGTTCTCAGATGAATTTCACCGCACCTTCCCCGCTGTCAAACTCTAGATTTCATCTTTCAGGACCCTCACACGGGCCTCACTATGGTGGTAATTTGGCTAGATATGCCTCCTGTGGTCCTACCCTTGGTAACGTTGTGCAACCTCATTGGGCCACTGATCCTGGTCTTCTCCACGGAGATCATTCTGGTTTATTACATAGTCTGGCGCAACAACAACAGTTACCTCCTCGAAATGATCTTATGTCGCAACATATGATGGCTCTCCAGCAGAGGCAATCGTATGCTCAGCTTGCAGCGCTACAGTCTCAGCTGTACAGGTCTTATCCATCACCATCACGTAAAGTCTCTTTTGGGGGTGGTGAAGTTAGGGAACAACACAAGCATAAGTCTTCTCATAGGAGTCGAAAGAACAAAGGCATATCTCAACAGGCATCAGACGCAGCTAGTCAGAAAAGCGAGAGTGGATTGCAGTTTAGATCAAAGTACATGACTTCAGAGGAAATAGAGAGTATACTCAAGATGCAGCACTCTAATTCACACAGCAACGATCCTTATGTCAATGATTATTACCACCAAGCTCGCCTTGCCAAGAAGTCTTCTGGATCTAGAGCAATCACTCACTTCTACCCTTCTCAGTTGAaagaccaccaccaccaaccTAAGTCCCGTAATAATAGTTCTGAACAGCATCAACAACAAGTTCATGTAGATGCTCTTGGGAAGATCACGCTTCCTTACATTCGCAGGCCACGTGCCTTGCTTGAGGTTGACTCTTCTTCTCCTGGTCTTAATGATCAAAAGGGCTCAGGGAAACATTTGGAGCAGGAACCACTTGTGGCAGCTAGGGTTACAATTGAAGATGCTCTTGGAGTTCTCATCGATATAGTTGACATTGACAGGACTCTCCAATCCACAAGGCCACAGGACGGAGGTGCTCAGGTCAAGCGAAAACGCCAGATCCTCCTAGAAGGATTAGCGACAGCACTTCAGCTTGCTGATCCCTTCAGCAAAACCGGGCAGAAGTCAGGGCTGACTGCTAAGGATGATGTTGTCTTTCTACGTATAGCTACTCTTCCAAAGGGTCGAAAAATGCTTACAAAGTACATACAGCTTCTAGTTCCAGGCACTGAGATTACTCGAGCTGTCTGTATGGCTATATTCCGCCACTTGAGGTTTCTCTTCGGCGGCTTGCCTTCGGATACTCTAGCAGCAGAGACGATTGCTAATCTTGCCAAGACAGTCACGGTCTGTGTTCAAGCTATGGACCTCCGAGCGCTGAGTGCTTGCCTTGCAGCTGTGGTTTGTTCTTCGGAGCAGCCACCTCTGCGTCCTATTGGAAGCTCTTCAGGCGATGGTGCTTCAGTTGTGTTGATAGCTCTTCTCGAGAGAGCTGCTGAAGTAGTGGTGGTTCCTCGAGCCGTCCATGGGAGCTCTAATGATGGTCTATGGAGAGCCTCGTTTAATGAGTTCTTCAACCTTCTTACGAAATACTGCAGGAGCAAGTATGAGACGATCCGTAGCCAGAACCAAGGGAGTGCAGCGGATGTTTTGGAGCTGGCGATAAAGAGAGAAATGCCCGCTGAGCTTTTACGTGCGAGCCTCCGTCATACCAATGACGACCAGAGGAACTATTTGTTAAACTTTGGTCGTAAACCGTCGGCCGTTAGTGAGTCTGCGTCGCATGCAAGGGGTGGTCAGATCAACTCTGAATCTGTGATGGGTTGa
- the LOC125602349 gene encoding uncharacterized protein LOC125602349, whose product MGKSEGSSSGAISSSKKKNEGPLCHCKRRTSMAKAWTNDNPGRRFWLCNPHGFVAWIDLEEQNGWQKQSLLEARDVMDRLREEIKVLKQSPWTTSQQATIEDSTALLLEEGDRLAEEKKKLEIALITSVEKEKLLRQFLILSWGGFIVITIIIVFAMLKK is encoded by the coding sequence ATGGGTAAGAGTGAAGGCTCGAGTTCAGGTGCAATATCATCCTCTAAGAAGAAGAACGAAGGTCCTTTATGCCACTGCAAGAGACGAACGAGTATGGCAAAAGCGTGGACAAACGATAATCCGGGTCGAAGGTTTTGGTTGTGTAATCCTCATGGGTTCGTGGCTTGGATTGATTTAGAGGAGCAAAATGGTTGGCAGAAACAGAGTTTACTGGAGGCGCGAGATGTGATGGATCGTCTGAGAGAAGAAATCAAAGTCCTTAAACAGTCACCTTGGACAACTTCTCAACAAGCCACTATTGAAGATTCAACTGCATTATTGTTGGAGGAAGGGGACAGACTCGCAGAGGAGAAGAAAAAACTAGAAATTGCGCTTATAACATCGGTTGAAAAGGAGAAATTGCTAAGGCAATTTCTTATTCTTTCATGGGGAGGCTTCATTGTTATcacaatcatcatcgtctttGCCATGTTAAAGAAGTAG